The following proteins are encoded in a genomic region of Gammaproteobacteria bacterium:
- a CDS encoding nickel-dependent hydrogenase large subunit yields MCFQNLPIEFDEQGRAHLKSGVRDPYSYETQTVAEREQVLRDIARKNGQIQDVDFDPVTRVAGALAFHSTVNLQERKVVDTAAMATLFRGYEVILRGRDPRDAAFISSRACGVCGGVHATTSALSLEMALGIKPPPLGIVIRNLMLSCEYLYDNPLHLFILAGPDFSEMLIRDTNPEIWEKAKNAKTRYGDMHGYRTIGAIMTDLNPLTGKLYLEALEMTRVAREAYVLIGGKYPHPETVIPGGVTTTVTTTTLSEFYLKLKAFFDYSKKCIGIWDDIYDFMYQANPLYRKLGELPVNIVDLGQWDHEDYYDASYENCNAWGEKRWSTPGAIIGGKLVTTRLTDLNVGMEEFIEHSYYEQWEDCPFKTDPLGSPISPNHPWNKTTIPRPGQQNWKERYSWSTTPTWDRHTFEAGAYARLYVSALARKLPASRYVQSTGKSLVLHVPGDRLPEMRLEWKVPEIWNAFERNRARAYAVAFNMMVTMENWVRAQDLLKRGETRVATQFKIPRRGRHIGVGFWGAGRGFLAHWCVINNGVLENYQICTPSTINACPRTPWGEPGAYERAVLNTPIIESNFQDEKQFKGIDILRALRSFDPCMPCTTHVMLENTDRVVTREVTTCACGVS; encoded by the coding sequence ATGTGTTTTCAGAATCTACCTATTGAATTCGACGAGCAGGGAAGGGCGCATCTTAAGAGCGGGGTGCGAGATCCTTATTCTTATGAGACGCAGACCGTCGCGGAACGCGAGCAGGTGTTGCGCGACATCGCGCGCAAGAACGGCCAGATTCAAGACGTGGATTTCGATCCGGTCACTCGCGTGGCAGGGGCGCTGGCTTTTCACAGCACCGTGAACTTGCAGGAGCGCAAGGTGGTGGACACGGCCGCAATGGCCACCTTGTTTCGCGGTTACGAGGTGATTTTGCGCGGCCGCGATCCCCGGGATGCGGCCTTTATCAGTTCGCGGGCCTGCGGCGTCTGCGGCGGCGTGCACGCCACCACGTCGGCACTGTCGCTTGAGATGGCGCTCGGCATCAAACCGCCGCCCTTGGGAATCGTGATCCGCAACCTGATGCTGAGCTGCGAATATCTCTACGATAATCCGCTGCACCTGTTTATCCTCGCGGGGCCTGATTTTTCCGAGATGCTGATCCGGGATACCAACCCGGAAATCTGGGAAAAGGCCAAGAATGCGAAGACCCGGTATGGCGATATGCACGGCTACCGGACCATCGGCGCGATCATGACGGATCTGAACCCGTTGACAGGCAAGCTGTACTTGGAGGCCCTTGAAATGACGCGGGTCGCCCGCGAGGCCTATGTGCTGATCGGCGGCAAGTACCCGCATCCGGAGACCGTGATCCCGGGCGGAGTGACCACCACCGTGACGACTACCACCTTGAGCGAGTTCTATCTGAAGCTGAAGGCGTTTTTCGACTACAGCAAGAAATGCATAGGCATTTGGGACGACATCTACGACTTTATGTACCAGGCCAATCCCCTGTACCGGAAACTGGGCGAGCTGCCTGTCAACATCGTGGATCTGGGCCAGTGGGATCATGAGGACTACTACGACGCAAGCTATGAAAACTGCAACGCATGGGGGGAAAAGCGCTGGTCCACGCCGGGCGCGATTATCGGCGGCAAGCTGGTGACCACGCGCCTGACGGATCTCAATGTCGGTATGGAGGAGTTCATCGAACATTCCTATTACGAGCAATGGGAGGACTGCCCTTTCAAGACCGACCCCCTGGGCAGTCCCATCAGTCCCAATCATCCATGGAACAAGACCACGATTCCCCGGCCTGGCCAGCAGAATTGGAAGGAACGCTACAGCTGGTCAACGACGCCGACCTGGGACCGGCATACGTTCGAGGCGGGCGCTTATGCCCGGTTGTATGTCTCTGCGCTGGCCCGGAAGCTGCCTGCCAGCCGCTATGTTCAATCTACCGGCAAGAGCCTGGTGTTACATGTGCCGGGGGACCGGCTTCCGGAAATGCGTCTGGAGTGGAAGGTTCCCGAGATCTGGAATGCCTTCGAGCGCAACCGGGCACGCGCCTACGCGGTGGCCTTCAACATGATGGTGACCATGGAGAACTGGGTGCGGGCCCAGGATTTGCTCAAACGAGGGGAAACCCGGGTGGCCACGCAGTTTAAGATTCCGCGGCGGGGCCGGCATATCGGCGTCGGCTTTTGGGGCGCCGGCCGCGGGTTTCTCGCGCACTGGTGCGTAATCAATAACGGCGTGCTGGAGAATTACCAGATCTGCACCCCTTCCACCATCAATGCGTGTCCGCGGACCCCCTGGGGCGAGCCGGGCGCCTATGAGCGGGCGGTGCTGAATACTCCGATCATCGAGTCGAATTTTCAGGACGAAAAGCAGTTCAAGGGGATTGATATCCTGCGCGCCCTGCGCAGCTTCGATCCCTGCATGCCCTGCACTACCCACGTGATGCTGGAAAATACGGATCGAGTCGTTACCCGCGAGGTCACG